Proteins encoded in a region of the Flavobacteriaceae bacterium HL-DH10 genome:
- the dnaE gene encoding DNA polymerase III subunit alpha, translated as MYLNCHTYYSLRYGTFSEVDLLELAKENGVRILALTDINNTSACLNFIRKSIAFNIKPVIGIDFRNGAKQLYVGLAKNNQGFQELNTFLSHHSHNKTPLPDLAPILKNTYFIYPLERVMELEKKVFHDNEFIGISIEELKKIPFSSYKSYTDKLVIQQQVTIRSKRDFNAHRLLRAIDNNTLLSKLQKTEECSEHDKMIPFEDLKHKFSDYPFVISNTIKLLNSCRIDFKFGEHRISQNQTLYLNSEKEDYQLLVKLCEDHLHKRYSQPDKKVRTRLETELKTIRQMNFVSYFLINYDIISYSKQMGYIHVGRGSGANSIVAYIIGITDVDPIELDLYFERFINPFRASPPDFDIDFSWKDREDITQYIFNRFKNVALLATYNTFKYKGVVRELGKVFGLPKEEIDKLSKGNYDVKTLDEIALLVLKYGELIKGFPNHLSVHSCGILILEKPIHYYSATDLPPKGFPTVQFDMIIAEDVGVFKFDILGQRGLAKIKEAIEIIKYNRPELPPIDITQVENFKKDPNINNLLKQGKAIGAYYVESPAMRGLMRKLQTQDYLGLVAASSIIRPGVSSSGMKNEFIIRQRHPEKRKEANPILLEIMPETYGIMVYQEDVLKVANKFAGLDLGEADVLRRGMSGKFRSRAEFTAVEEKFINNCKAKGYPDELTFEVWNQIKSFAGYAFAKGHSASYAVESYQSLYLKCYFPLEFMVAVLNNGGGFYSAEHYIHEAKMCGGVIEAPCINKSDHPNIIRGKVIYLGFGYLKSLEILTVKRILTERQFNGAFLSLDDFIDRVVISIEQLTILIRIDAFRFTKQSKTELLWQAIFKLNASKAKTTQSKLFKPNHKQFKLPSLTTTWVENAYDQMELLGFPLCNYFELINDELIENIKAIDMKKYINQTVVLYGVLVNTRFHKGSNEKLMRFCTFTDREGDYFDTVHFSKVVDKYPINGLGVYACCGRIVEEFDFCSLDIIWTKKLSLLQDPRSLN; from the coding sequence ATGTATTTAAATTGTCATACATATTATTCCTTACGCTATGGTACATTTTCAGAAGTAGATTTATTAGAGCTTGCTAAAGAAAATGGCGTGCGTATTTTGGCTTTAACCGATATTAATAATACATCGGCATGCCTTAATTTTATTCGTAAATCTATAGCGTTTAATATTAAACCAGTTATTGGTATTGATTTTAGAAATGGCGCTAAACAGTTATATGTAGGTTTGGCAAAAAACAACCAAGGTTTTCAAGAATTAAATACTTTTTTATCACATCATTCACACAACAAAACACCACTTCCAGATTTAGCACCTATATTAAAAAACACTTATTTTATTTATCCTTTAGAGCGTGTTATGGAATTAGAGAAAAAAGTATTTCATGATAATGAGTTTATAGGTATTTCAATAGAAGAACTTAAAAAAATACCGTTTTCAAGTTATAAATCTTATACAGATAAATTAGTCATTCAACAACAAGTTACTATTAGGAGTAAACGAGATTTTAATGCACATCGCTTATTAAGGGCTATTGATAATAATACACTTTTAAGTAAACTACAAAAAACAGAAGAGTGTAGTGAGCATGATAAAATGATACCTTTTGAAGATTTGAAACATAAATTTTCAGACTATCCTTTTGTTATTAGTAACACAATAAAACTTCTTAATAGTTGTAGAATTGATTTTAAATTTGGCGAACATAGAATTTCTCAAAATCAAACACTTTATCTAAATTCAGAAAAAGAAGATTACCAGCTACTAGTTAAGCTTTGTGAAGACCATTTGCATAAACGCTATAGTCAACCAGATAAAAAGGTGAGAACACGATTAGAGACTGAATTAAAAACGATTCGTCAGATGAATTTTGTATCATACTTTTTAATTAATTATGATATTATATCCTATTCAAAACAAATGGGATACATCCATGTGGGTCGGGGTAGTGGTGCGAATAGTATTGTAGCATATATAATTGGTATTACAGATGTAGATCCTATTGAGTTGGATTTGTATTTTGAGCGTTTTATTAATCCGTTTCGAGCATCACCACCAGACTTTGATATTGATTTTTCATGGAAAGATAGAGAAGATATTACCCAGTATATTTTTAACCGTTTTAAAAATGTCGCCTTATTAGCGACTTATAATACCTTTAAATATAAAGGAGTAGTAAGGGAATTGGGAAAAGTATTTGGACTGCCTAAGGAAGAAATAGATAAATTAAGTAAAGGAAATTACGATGTTAAAACATTAGATGAAATAGCGTTGTTAGTTTTGAAATATGGTGAGCTTATAAAAGGTTTTCCAAATCATTTAAGTGTCCATTCTTGTGGCATATTAATTTTAGAAAAACCTATTCATTATTATTCAGCAACAGATTTACCTCCTAAAGGGTTTCCAACAGTTCAGTTTGATATGATTATAGCAGAAGATGTTGGTGTTTTTAAATTTGATATACTAGGTCAGCGCGGTTTAGCTAAAATTAAAGAAGCTATTGAAATTATAAAGTACAATCGACCTGAATTACCACCAATAGATATAACACAAGTTGAAAATTTTAAAAAAGACCCAAACATCAATAATTTATTAAAGCAAGGCAAAGCCATTGGAGCATATTATGTAGAATCTCCAGCAATGCGTGGTTTAATGCGAAAATTACAAACCCAAGATTATTTAGGCTTAGTGGCTGCTAGTTCTATTATTAGACCAGGTGTTTCAAGTTCGGGAATGAAAAATGAATTTATTATTAGACAACGGCATCCTGAAAAACGCAAAGAGGCTAATCCTATCTTGCTTGAAATAATGCCAGAGACTTATGGCATTATGGTGTACCAAGAAGATGTGCTTAAAGTAGCCAATAAGTTTGCTGGATTGGATTTAGGAGAAGCTGATGTGTTACGACGTGGTATGAGTGGGAAATTTAGATCACGAGCAGAATTTACTGCTGTGGAAGAAAAATTCATTAATAATTGTAAAGCTAAAGGGTATCCAGATGAGCTAACCTTTGAAGTCTGGAATCAAATAAAAAGTTTTGCAGGTTATGCTTTTGCAAAAGGACATTCGGCTTCATATGCCGTTGAGAGTTACCAAAGCTTATATTTAAAATGTTATTTTCCATTGGAATTTATGGTAGCCGTTCTTAATAACGGGGGAGGTTTTTATAGTGCAGAACATTATATACATGAAGCAAAAATGTGTGGTGGTGTTATAGAAGCACCATGTATTAATAAAAGTGATCATCCAAACATTATAAGAGGTAAGGTTATTTATTTAGGCTTTGGATATTTGAAAAGTTTGGAAATATTAACTGTAAAGCGAATATTAACTGAAAGGCAGTTTAATGGTGCGTTTTTGTCTTTAGATGATTTTATTGATAGGGTTGTTATTAGCATCGAACAATTAACCATTTTGATTAGAATAGATGCTTTTCGATTTACAAAACAATCTAAAACTGAATTGTTATGGCAAGCTATATTTAAATTAAATGCGAGTAAAGCTAAAACAACACAATCAAAATTATTTAAGCCTAATCACAAACAATTTAAGTTGCCAAGTTTAACCACAACTTGGGTTGAAAATGCTTATGATCAAATGGAATTATTAGGTTTTCCTTTGTGTAATTATTTTGAGTTGATAAATGACGAACTCATTGAAAATATAAAAGCTATAGACATGAAAAAGTACATTAATCAAACTGTTGTGCTTTATGGTGTACTTGTAAACACACGATTTCATAAAGGGTCTAATGAGAAATTAATGCGTTTTTGCACTTTTACAGATAGAGAAGGAGATTATTTTGATACGGTTCATTTTTCTAAAGTAGTCGATAAATACCCTATAAATGGTTTAGGTGTTTACGCGTGTTGTGGTAGAATAGTTGAAGAGTTTGATTTTTGTAGTTTAGATATAATTTGGACTAAAAAGCTATCTTTATTACAAGATCCAAGAA
- a CDS encoding DNA polymerase IV: MNKNILHLDLDTFFVSCERLIDSRLQKRPLLVGGTGDRGVVAACSYETRRFGVHSGMPMRLAKCLCPEAVVIRGNSSIYTKQSHLVTNIIKESVPVFEKASIDEFYADLSGMDKFFGSYKYASELRTKIIKETGLPISFGLSSNKIVSKVATGEAKPNNQLRVDYGFEKSFMAPLSIKKIPSVGEKTYQILRNLGIDKVRVVQQMPVEMMRSVLGVNGVTIWKRANGIDNPPLIPFHERKSISIERTFNKDTIDVVKLRTTIFAMAENLAYQLRRGEKLASCISVKIRYSDFNTYSKQVKIPYTSADHLIIPRVLELFDNLYQRRLLIRLVGVKISNLVSGNYQINLFDDTEEMLSLYNALDTIRSRYGDLSVQKAASIGAKSIGGSHNPFNGEPPIVLAHRKQ; this comes from the coding sequence ATGAATAAAAATATTTTGCATCTCGATTTAGACACCTTTTTTGTGTCATGTGAACGTTTAATTGATAGTCGTTTACAAAAACGACCTTTATTAGTAGGAGGTACTGGAGATAGGGGTGTGGTAGCGGCATGTAGTTATGAAACAAGACGCTTTGGAGTGCATTCTGGTATGCCTATGCGGTTGGCAAAATGCTTGTGTCCAGAAGCAGTTGTAATTCGAGGAAATTCATCGATTTACACAAAGCAATCACATTTAGTTACTAATATTATAAAGGAAAGTGTACCCGTATTTGAAAAGGCTAGTATTGATGAATTTTATGCAGATTTGAGTGGTATGGATAAGTTTTTTGGTAGTTATAAATATGCTTCCGAATTACGAACTAAAATAATTAAAGAAACAGGGTTGCCAATTTCATTTGGTTTGTCTTCTAACAAAATTGTTTCTAAGGTCGCAACAGGTGAAGCTAAACCCAATAACCAACTTAGAGTGGATTATGGTTTTGAAAAATCATTTATGGCGCCTTTATCTATAAAGAAAATACCATCAGTAGGAGAAAAGACTTATCAAATTCTTAGAAATTTAGGTATTGATAAAGTAAGAGTTGTTCAGCAAATGCCAGTTGAAATGATGCGTAGTGTTTTAGGTGTTAATGGGGTCACCATTTGGAAACGTGCCAATGGTATAGATAACCCTCCATTAATACCATTTCATGAACGAAAATCTATTTCTATCGAACGTACCTTTAATAAAGATACAATTGATGTTGTAAAGCTACGAACAACCATTTTTGCTATGGCTGAAAATTTAGCCTATCAATTACGTAGAGGTGAAAAATTAGCTTCCTGTATCAGTGTGAAAATTAGATATTCAGATTTTAATACCTATTCCAAACAGGTAAAAATACCATATACCAGTGCCGATCATCTTATTATTCCTAGAGTACTTGAATTGTTTGATAATTTATACCAAAGACGTTTACTGATCAGACTTGTAGGAGTGAAAATCAGTAATTTGGTAAGTGGTAATTATCAAATTAATTTGTTTGATGATACAGAAGAAATGCTAAGTTTATATAATGCTCTAGATACTATTCGAAGTCGTTATGGAGATTTAAGTGTACAAAAAGCAGCATCTATTGGAGCGAAATCTATAGGAGGTTCTCACAATCCTTTTAATGGTGAACCTCCTATTGTTTTAGCACACAGAAAACAATAA
- a CDS encoding LexA family transcriptional regulator, which translates to MKIIAKNIKHLRTLKKLSQEALAEELNITRSRIGSYEENRSAPTIEVLIMLSDYFKIPIDILLRNDLTKSKDSSFIEIGNQRVLFPIIVDSENENLIEVVPIKASAGYLSGYDDPEYIEQLQKIKLPFLPTGKHRAFPIKGDSMLPMKDGSFVIARFIEDRSEIKTGRTYILVTLNDGMVYKRIMNNIDFNNSLLLMSDNKKYNDYSVPINEVLEIWEFTCSINTQEYSEEELKLSSIISMFNDLGVELKALEKLQH; encoded by the coding sequence ATGAAAATTATAGCTAAAAACATAAAACATTTAAGAACTCTTAAAAAGCTATCGCAAGAAGCCCTTGCTGAAGAACTAAATATAACACGCTCTAGAATTGGTTCTTATGAAGAAAATCGCTCTGCGCCTACTATTGAGGTGTTAATTATGCTTTCTGATTATTTTAAGATTCCTATTGATATTCTTTTAAGAAATGATTTAACAAAATCTAAGGATTCCTCTTTTATTGAAATTGGAAATCAACGTGTTTTATTTCCTATTATAGTCGATTCAGAAAACGAGAATTTAATTGAAGTGGTTCCTATTAAAGCTTCAGCTGGTTATTTATCTGGTTATGATGATCCTGAATACATAGAGCAATTACAAAAAATTAAATTGCCTTTTTTACCTACAGGAAAACATCGTGCGTTTCCAATTAAAGGAGATTCGATGCTCCCTATGAAAGATGGCTCATTTGTTATTGCTCGTTTTATTGAAGATAGAAGTGAAATAAAAACAGGCAGAACATACATTTTAGTAACCTTAAATGATGGCATGGTTTATAAGCGTATTATGAATAATATTGATTTTAATAATTCATTATTACTGATGTCTGATAACAAAAAGTACAACGACTACAGTGTCCCAATAAATGAAGTCTTAGAAATTTGGGAATTTACATGTAGTATCAATACTCAAGAATACAGCGAGGAAGAACTTAAATTAAGCAGTATTATCAGTATGTTCAACGACTTGGGTGTTGAATTGAAAGCTTTAGAAAAACTGCAACACTGA
- a CDS encoding exonuclease domain-containing protein: MMYTIIDVETTGQGNKITEISIFKYNGTQIIDEFTSLVNPDAYIPDYITALTGIDNALVANAPTFSELAKDILAITEDTIFVAHSVNFDYNVIRNEFIDIGIDFRRKKLCTVRLSRKLIPGHKSYSLGKICHALDININGRHRARGDAEATVILFEKLLHAKGSETVFNDFLKKSSKEATLPPHLPSSVFNAIPNEAGIYYFKNKKGKVIYVGKAKDLKKRVLGHFYNKTEKELNLCRETVDIDFELSGSELIALLMEDAAIKHYFPEYNQASKRNPNAFAVFSYEDRKGIIHLAYNTIKAIPNPLFTFYNITDCRQFLERLCAQFELCPKYCHLQEGVNHCSHYKIKTCHGICNENEPIDKYNARVKNAVKLTLEKSKDIVIKEKGRHSEEEAFVLIKNNVYLGYGFIDRSEQITTNEALENYLIPQKDNVDVQKIIRSKLVSL, from the coding sequence CTGATGTATACCATTATTGATGTTGAGACCACGGGTCAAGGGAATAAAATCACTGAAATTTCCATTTTCAAATATAATGGTACCCAAATTATTGATGAATTTACGTCATTGGTCAATCCAGATGCCTATATACCTGATTACATAACAGCATTAACAGGTATTGATAATGCCTTGGTTGCCAATGCCCCAACATTTTCAGAGCTGGCCAAAGATATTTTAGCCATTACAGAAGATACCATTTTTGTTGCCCATAGTGTAAATTTTGATTACAACGTAATACGCAATGAATTTATAGATATTGGGATTGATTTTAGAAGAAAAAAATTGTGTACTGTACGATTATCAAGAAAATTAATTCCCGGACACAAATCCTATAGCTTAGGGAAAATATGCCATGCACTGGATATTAATATCAATGGCAGGCATAGGGCACGAGGTGATGCCGAAGCTACCGTTATCTTATTTGAAAAATTATTACATGCCAAGGGTTCTGAAACCGTGTTCAACGATTTTCTTAAAAAATCTTCTAAGGAAGCCACCTTACCACCACATTTGCCAAGCTCCGTTTTTAATGCCATACCCAATGAAGCGGGTATTTATTATTTTAAGAATAAAAAAGGAAAGGTCATTTATGTAGGTAAAGCAAAAGATTTAAAAAAACGGGTATTGGGTCATTTTTATAACAAGACCGAAAAAGAACTTAATCTTTGCAGGGAAACAGTGGATATAGACTTTGAGCTATCTGGTAGTGAACTTATCGCACTTCTCATGGAAGATGCTGCCATAAAACATTACTTCCCAGAATATAACCAAGCTTCAAAAAGAAACCCGAATGCTTTTGCCGTTTTTAGTTATGAAGACAGAAAAGGAATCATTCACTTGGCATATAATACCATAAAAGCCATACCAAACCCATTATTCACTTTTTATAACATTACAGATTGCCGACAATTTTTGGAACGTCTTTGTGCCCAATTTGAACTGTGCCCAAAATACTGCCACTTACAGGAAGGTGTTAACCATTGCTCACATTACAAAATAAAAACCTGCCATGGCATCTGTAATGAAAATGAACCCATAGATAAATACAATGCACGTGTTAAAAATGCCGTAAAACTTACACTTGAAAAATCTAAAGATATCGTGATCAAGGAAAAAGGAAGGCATTCTGAAGAAGAAGCCTTTGTACTCATCAAAAACAATGTGTATTTGGGTTATGGCTTTATTGATAGATCGGAACAAATAACCACTAATGAGGCATTGGAAAATTATTTGATTCCTCAGAAGGACAATGTGGATGTGCAGAAGATTATTAGAAGTAAATTAGTTTCTCTATGA
- a CDS encoding (deoxy)nucleoside triphosphate pyrophosphohydrolase: MLKVACGIIYKGDEIFIGRRKEGKSMAGKWEFPGGKVEENESKKSALIRELREELGMAVNVHEKLGTNIHAYDAFTINLVAYRCSFISAKFDLTDHDKFEWVLPYNLKNYDLAEADIPLINLLL, from the coding sequence ATGTTAAAAGTAGCATGCGGAATAATTTACAAGGGAGATGAAATCTTTATAGGGCGTCGTAAAGAAGGTAAATCTATGGCTGGAAAATGGGAGTTTCCCGGAGGAAAGGTTGAAGAAAATGAATCTAAAAAAAGCGCTTTAATAAGAGAATTGAGGGAAGAACTTGGAATGGCTGTAAATGTTCATGAAAAATTAGGTACTAATATTCATGCTTATGATGCTTTTACTATAAATTTGGTGGCTTACAGATGTAGTTTTATTTCAGCCAAATTTGATCTTACAGACCACGATAAATTTGAGTGGGTCTTACCATATAATCTTAAAAATTATGATTTAGCAGAAGCAGATATTCCTTTGATTAATTTATTATTATAA
- a CDS encoding DUF2075 domain-containing protein, whose amino-acid sequence MKRAYYSNTIQNFIEDNDSRILGELSLYHTYALEELQRNAWIGQIEVLKEQLIQFQAGKIYFEFAIPRMGKRVDIIIIIKHIIFVIEFKVGDNTYGNHAIEQVIDYTLDLKNFHQGSHNTTLIPVLVSTHAQDFENEQVDIDAYVTAAKTNRYNLGTYLKKVLENSNGNEIDTFAWENSIYKPTPTIVEAAQALYKGHNVKEISRSDSGAINLSRTADCLNEVIEYSKTHSKKSICFVTGVPGAGKTLAGLNIANERMKSDEDEHAVFLSGNGPLVAVLREALTRDEVLTAKTKGELLTKKQAAIRANAFIQNIHHFRDDNLISTKEPVEKVVVFDEAQRAWTNEKATSFMKVKKGIADFNMSEPEFLIDVMNRHEDWCTIICLIGGGQEINTGEAGLEAWISALKDHYSEWDIHYSDLIIENDNYIRNKDIKRWVTNNGIKEQDLHLAISIRSFRSEQLSNFIHELLELNFNNAQSLFNQIKKDFPIVITRDLDIAKNWLRGMAKGTERTGVVGSSGARRLRPFGIDVKNEIAPSNWFLDGKEDVRSSYFLEIVATEFDIQGLEIDWVCLTWGADFFMDNDQWGYQKFKGSKWQNINQDIIRQYLKNAYRVLLTRARQGMVIFIPEGSEIDHTRPIFLYDGTYDYFKKLGIPELLTKVFKERKPEFNTSSYKQVKANNQPKTEVNRTQNKQLHLKLNEAIKRKE is encoded by the coding sequence ATGAAACGAGCCTATTATTCAAACACAATCCAAAACTTCATTGAGGATAATGATTCAAGAATTTTAGGTGAATTAAGTCTATATCACACTTATGCTTTAGAAGAATTGCAACGAAATGCTTGGATTGGCCAGATAGAGGTTTTAAAAGAACAGTTAATTCAGTTTCAAGCAGGTAAAATTTACTTTGAATTTGCTATCCCAAGAATGGGAAAACGTGTGGATATTATCATTATTATTAAGCATATAATTTTTGTTATTGAATTTAAAGTTGGTGATAATACTTATGGCAATCATGCTATAGAACAGGTGATAGATTATACCCTAGATTTAAAGAATTTTCATCAAGGTAGTCATAATACAACTTTAATTCCAGTACTCGTATCTACTCATGCTCAGGATTTTGAAAACGAACAAGTGGATATAGATGCTTATGTTACCGCAGCAAAAACGAATAGATATAATTTAGGCACATACCTTAAAAAGGTTTTAGAAAATTCAAATGGAAATGAAATAGATACTTTTGCATGGGAAAATTCAATATACAAGCCAACACCAACAATTGTTGAAGCGGCACAAGCCTTATATAAAGGTCATAATGTAAAAGAAATTTCAAGATCTGATTCTGGGGCTATAAATTTATCAAGAACAGCCGATTGCCTAAATGAGGTTATTGAATACTCAAAAACCCATTCTAAAAAATCAATTTGTTTTGTCACAGGTGTTCCTGGCGCAGGTAAGACCTTGGCTGGTTTAAATATTGCCAATGAACGCATGAAATCAGATGAAGATGAGCATGCAGTCTTCTTATCTGGAAATGGTCCTTTGGTTGCGGTATTAAGAGAAGCTTTAACAAGGGATGAAGTTTTAACAGCCAAGACCAAAGGAGAATTACTAACCAAGAAACAAGCGGCGATTAGGGCGAATGCATTTATTCAAAATATTCATCATTTTAGAGACGACAATTTAATATCAACAAAAGAACCTGTAGAAAAAGTGGTTGTTTTTGATGAAGCGCAACGTGCCTGGACTAATGAAAAGGCCACGTCCTTTATGAAAGTCAAAAAGGGAATAGCAGATTTTAATATGTCTGAACCCGAATTTTTGATTGATGTCATGAATAGACATGAAGATTGGTGCACTATTATTTGCTTAATTGGAGGCGGTCAAGAAATAAATACGGGTGAGGCTGGTTTAGAGGCGTGGATAAGCGCATTAAAAGATCATTATTCAGAATGGGATATCCACTATTCAGATTTAATTATTGAAAATGACAATTATATAAGGAATAAGGATATTAAAAGATGGGTAACCAATAATGGTATAAAGGAGCAAGATTTGCATTTAGCTATTTCCATTAGGTCATTTAGATCAGAACAATTATCAAACTTCATCCATGAATTATTAGAATTAAATTTTAACAATGCTCAAAGTCTGTTCAATCAAATAAAAAAAGATTTTCCAATTGTTATTACAAGAGATCTGGATATTGCTAAAAATTGGCTTCGAGGTATGGCTAAGGGGACAGAACGAACAGGAGTTGTGGGATCTTCTGGAGCAAGAAGACTTCGTCCATTCGGTATTGATGTTAAAAATGAAATAGCACCATCAAATTGGTTTTTAGACGGAAAAGAAGATGTAAGGTCCTCTTATTTTTTAGAAATAGTTGCTACAGAATTTGATATACAGGGATTAGAAATCGACTGGGTTTGTCTCACATGGGGAGCAGACTTTTTTATGGATAATGACCAATGGGGTTATCAAAAATTTAAAGGCTCAAAATGGCAAAATATAAATCAGGATATTATACGGCAGTATTTGAAGAATGCTTACAGAGTGCTTTTAACGAGAGCTCGGCAAGGCATGGTGATATTTATTCCAGAAGGTTCAGAGATTGACCATACAAGGCCTATATTTCTTTATGACGGAACCTACGATTATTTTAAAAAACTTGGTATTCCAGAATTATTAACTAAAGTGTTTAAAGAAAGAAAGCCTGAATTTAATACAAGCTCTTATAAGCAAGTGAAGGCAAATAATCAACCTAAAACAGAAGTAAATAGAACACAAAACAAACAGTTGCATTTAAAATTAAATGAAGCCATCAAGAGGAAAGAATGA